AGCTGTTTCGGTGGCAGAGCGGTGTAAGTTCTTAGGATTAAAGGCCATCTTTGCAAACTTGAGATTGAACTGCTCAATAAAGCAGGGTAACCACTTATTCGCATCTGCAATCGAACTGATACCTTCCAGGCGCATCTCCTTAATCAGACGGTCCTGAAGGGTTCTGTTGGCCCGTTCCACCCGTCCTTTGGCCTGAGGGGAGTTAGCGAAGATGATATCGATATTGAGGGTACTGAGTACGCGTCCAAACTGGGTAATCTTGCTGTCTTTCTTGCTGCTTTGATTCACCCTAAAGACTGAATGTTTGTCGCTGTAAAACGCTAAAGGCTTACCATGCTGTTCAACATACAAGCGTGTCGAAATCATATAGTCAAAGGCTGATTCTGATTCACAGAAGCGTAAATGCTGCAATTTGCCTGTGGCATCATCGATAAAGACTAGCAGACAGCATTTAGCGGCTCTTCCTTCAAACCAGTCATGGTGTGAGCCATCGATTTGTACCAGTTCACCATAACAATCTCGGTTATATCGAGGCTGATATGGGCGTTTCAGGCGCTTGGAGCGAGGAATCCATAAATCGGCTGCAATCATCCAGCAACGCAGGGTTTCCACTGAAAGATCGAATCCATGAACGGTAGTGAGCTTTTCATGCGCTAAAGTGGGTCCGAAACCATGGAGTTGATCCGAAACAATATTGAGGCACTTGAGTCTGAGTTCTTCAGGAAGTTTGCAGTTGCTGGTTTGGCCACGACCAGCATGGGCTAATGCAGCTGGGCCTTGAGCTTTGTATTTCTGCAGTAAGCGTCTGATCTGACGTTCTGAAATATGAAGTAGCTGAGCAGCCTGGGATTGAGTTATGCGTTGATCGCAGATTTCCTGCAAGACCGACAATCGTTTAAGTTCTTTATCCGACATAGACACCAACATATCAAACCGTCCGCTTCAATAATCGCAAAAGTGCATATTCTAAAAGCGGACATTTTTACTTTGGAGAAACCGGACATTTCTATTTTGGGCTTACAAAGCATATTGCGTATAATATGCATTATGTTAAATGCACAGTTTTTTAGAATGCAAATTGACAATTTTCTTAGCTGAATAAGCAGCTTCTACAAAATGGTTAGGGTAGATAGAATGATAACGAGCTGTTATCCTTGCTCTGATATTTTCTCTCAAACAATGCACTGAATTTATGACACTTACGCCACCTTAAGTTTATTTACCTCTTTAATCAGTAAATAACTCATCACTGTCTAGTGATGTGGTGTAGTCGCTTGTGTGTTGTATATATCACATCACTAGCCTATCTGAAAAATTAAAAAATAGGCTATGTTTATGTTATCTAATGTACGAGAACAATGGTTCTCTAACATCCGTGGAGATGTGCTTGCAGGACTTGTTGTCGGTCTTGCATTAATCCCTGAAGCTATCGCATTTTCAATTATTGCAGGTGTAGATCCTAAAGTAGGTTTATACGCATCCTTCTGTATTGCTGTCGTTATTTCTTTTGTTGGCGGTCGTCCAGCTATGATTTCAGCAGCCACAGGTGCGATGGCACTGCTTATGGTCACATTGGTCAAAGAACATGGGCTTGAATATCTGCTTGCTGCAACGATTTTAACTGGTGTCATTCAAATATTAGCAGGTTACCTGAAATTGGCTAAGCTAATGCGCTTTGTCTCTAAATCTGTA
This genomic interval from Acinetobacter pullicarnis contains the following:
- a CDS encoding ISNCY family transposase; amino-acid sequence: MSDKELKRLSVLQEICDQRITQSQAAQLLHISERQIRRLLQKYKAQGPAALAHAGRGQTSNCKLPEELRLKCLNIVSDQLHGFGPTLAHEKLTTVHGFDLSVETLRCWMIAADLWIPRSKRLKRPYQPRYNRDCYGELVQIDGSHHDWFEGRAAKCCLLVFIDDATGKLQHLRFCESESAFDYMISTRLYVEQHGKPLAFYSDKHSVFRVNQSSKKDSKITQFGRVLSTLNIDIIFANSPQAKGRVERANRTLQDRLIKEMRLEGISSIADANKWLPCFIEQFNLKFAKMAFNPKNLHRSATETAEQLDDIFTWREPRRVTNSLTITYDKCVYLLESTEENQRLIGKYLEFLEYPDGTVAIMHEGRKINYSIFDKLSQLNQREIVENKRLGAVLNHIQQQHEELEQQNKRNRSQKMPSRRAQKTAIQQRNLNPVLDLEMSI